In Pelosinus sp. UFO1, one genomic interval encodes:
- a CDS encoding DUF6803 family protein, with protein MNMTHYMELLAVNQPWNLIIYMVIPVALAEALVATEFFVVFNRSNNGLIRSWNKWIGIVLGFYFLGIFLQMGIFVVPHIEWRGIADIIAVGSYLSGVIPLFGIALLELGVIGRGKSGSEKMKLHFILLTVFLIVAHIAMIFGMVDPAILGWSPSNQAMPMHHHN; from the coding sequence ATGAATATGACCCACTATATGGAACTATTGGCGGTCAATCAGCCGTGGAATTTGATTATTTATATGGTAATTCCCGTGGCATTGGCGGAAGCCTTGGTGGCAACTGAATTTTTTGTTGTGTTTAATCGCTCTAATAATGGCCTAATTCGGTCTTGGAATAAGTGGATCGGAATTGTCTTGGGTTTTTATTTCCTGGGTATCTTTTTACAAATGGGAATCTTCGTTGTTCCACATATTGAATGGCGAGGGATTGCGGATATCATTGCCGTAGGCTCTTATCTCAGTGGAGTAATTCCTCTGTTTGGAATCGCATTATTAGAGTTAGGGGTAATTGGTCGTGGAAAATCAGGGTCAGAAAAGATGAAACTTCATTTTATCTTATTGACAGTATTTCTGATTGTAGCTCATATCGCGATGATATTTGGTATGGTGGATCCTGCAATATTAGGCTGGAGTCCTAGCAATCAGGCAATGCCAATGCATCATCATAATTAA